The Magnolia sinica isolate HGM2019 chromosome 10, MsV1, whole genome shotgun sequence genome includes a window with the following:
- the LOC131257743 gene encoding actin-related protein 8 isoform X2 produces MFLHNVAKVDPAIASLVGANILDHLADQQHFCLPYLQEFGNIESPMYSRLRHFFATIYSRMQVKPSTQPIVVSIPLCYSDDTESAKASRRQLKETIYSVLFDMNVPAVCAINQAVLALYAARRTSGIVVNIGFNVTSVVPILRGKVMHKVGVEIIGQGALKLTGYLKDQMQQRRINFESLYTVRELKENLCYVAADYEAELSKDTRASFKVSSEGVFTLSKERFQTGEILFQPQIGGMRTMGLHQAVALCMDHCLSADMTTEDGWFKTVVLAGGSACLPGLPERLEKELHRLLPPSVSQGIKVIPPPYGVDSAWFGGKLVSNLSTFSHAWCMTKKKFRQKSRRNSSFIGSW; encoded by the exons ATG TTTTTGCATAATGTTGCAAAGGTGGATCCGGCTATTGCAAGTTTGGTTGGAGCAAATATATTGGACCATCTTGCCGATCAGCAACATTTTTG TCTACCTTACCTGCAGGAATTTGGTAACATTGAGTCTCCAATGTACTCAAGGCTTCGACATTTTTTTGCAACAATTTATAGCAG GATGCAGGTGAAACCATCAACACAGCCAATCGTTGTGTCCATACCGCTTTGCTATTCCGATG ATACTGAATCTGCCAAGGCATCTAGAAGACAGCTGAAAGAGACAATCTACTCAGTGCTGTTCGATATGAATGTTCCCGCTGTTTGTGCCATCAATCAG GCAGTTTTAGCTTTGTATGCTGCAAGGCGCACTTCGGGGATTGTGGTCAATATTGGTTTTAATGTCACATCAGTTGTTCCAA ttttaCGAGGTAAAGTGATGCATAAAGTGGGTGTGGAAATTATCGGACAAGGTGCACTGAAACTCACAGGATATCTCAAGGATCAAATGCAACAAAGAAGAATTAACTTTGAGTCATTATACACAGTTCGCGAGCTGAAAGAG AACCTATGCTATGTTGCTGCTGATTATGAAGCAGAGCTATCTAAAGATACAAGAGCATCGTTTAAAGTTTCGAGCGAAGGTGTGTTCACCCTCTCGAAAGAGCGCTTTCAAACAGGGGAGATCCTTTTTCAGCCTCAAATAGGAGGGAT GCGCACGATGGGTCTGCATCAAGCTGTAGCACTCTGCATGGATCATTGCCTCTCTGCAGACATGACGACTGAAGATGGATGGTTCAAGACTGTGGTTTTGGCAGGTGGAAGTGCATGTTTACCTGGACTGCCAG AGAGACTAGAGAAAGAGCTTCATCGACTTCTTCCACCATCTGTTTCTCAGGGAATCAAAGTTATTCCACCTCCATATGGAGTTGACTCTGCTTGGTTTGGAGGAAAGCTTGTCAGCAAT CTGAGCACCTTCAGTCATGCATGGTGCATGACGAAGAAGAAATTCCGCCAGAAATCCCGACGAAACTCATCCTTCATCGGCTCGTGGTGA
- the LOC131257743 gene encoding actin-related protein 8 isoform X3, with translation MVDPAIASLVGANILDHLADQQHFCLPYLQEFGNIESPMYSRLRHFFATIYSRMQVKPSTQPIVVSIPLCYSDDTESAKASRRQLKETIYSVLFDMNVPAVCAINQAVLALYAARRTSGIVVNIGFNVTSVVPILRGKVMHKVGVEIIGQGALKLTGYLKDQMQQRRINFESLYTVRELKENLCYVAADYEAELSKDTRASFKVSSEGVFTLSKERFQTGEILFQPQIGGMRTMGLHQAVALCMDHCLSADMTTEDGWFKTVVLAGGSACLPGLPERLEKELHRLLPPSVSQGIKVIPPPYGVDSAWFGGKLVSNLSTFSHAWCMTKKKFRQKSRRNSSFIGSW, from the exons ATG GTGGATCCGGCTATTGCAAGTTTGGTTGGAGCAAATATATTGGACCATCTTGCCGATCAGCAACATTTTTG TCTACCTTACCTGCAGGAATTTGGTAACATTGAGTCTCCAATGTACTCAAGGCTTCGACATTTTTTTGCAACAATTTATAGCAG GATGCAGGTGAAACCATCAACACAGCCAATCGTTGTGTCCATACCGCTTTGCTATTCCGATG ATACTGAATCTGCCAAGGCATCTAGAAGACAGCTGAAAGAGACAATCTACTCAGTGCTGTTCGATATGAATGTTCCCGCTGTTTGTGCCATCAATCAG GCAGTTTTAGCTTTGTATGCTGCAAGGCGCACTTCGGGGATTGTGGTCAATATTGGTTTTAATGTCACATCAGTTGTTCCAA ttttaCGAGGTAAAGTGATGCATAAAGTGGGTGTGGAAATTATCGGACAAGGTGCACTGAAACTCACAGGATATCTCAAGGATCAAATGCAACAAAGAAGAATTAACTTTGAGTCATTATACACAGTTCGCGAGCTGAAAGAG AACCTATGCTATGTTGCTGCTGATTATGAAGCAGAGCTATCTAAAGATACAAGAGCATCGTTTAAAGTTTCGAGCGAAGGTGTGTTCACCCTCTCGAAAGAGCGCTTTCAAACAGGGGAGATCCTTTTTCAGCCTCAAATAGGAGGGAT GCGCACGATGGGTCTGCATCAAGCTGTAGCACTCTGCATGGATCATTGCCTCTCTGCAGACATGACGACTGAAGATGGATGGTTCAAGACTGTGGTTTTGGCAGGTGGAAGTGCATGTTTACCTGGACTGCCAG AGAGACTAGAGAAAGAGCTTCATCGACTTCTTCCACCATCTGTTTCTCAGGGAATCAAAGTTATTCCACCTCCATATGGAGTTGACTCTGCTTGGTTTGGAGGAAAGCTTGTCAGCAAT CTGAGCACCTTCAGTCATGCATGGTGCATGACGAAGAAGAAATTCCGCCAGAAATCCCGACGAAACTCATCCTTCATCGGCTCGTGGTGA
- the LOC131257744 gene encoding pentatricopeptide repeat-containing protein At5g66520-like, whose protein sequence is MHSSLTLFLPIPNNKSSKAPTPIIKIQSETPSKHATIPSTISLLHTCQNLEQLKQIHAQFVVVGLIRRCPMAGKLVESYVSTSHIDHAWSVFDRIDGPDAFAYNTMIRGLTVGGQANDSLLLFNRMVLNGLMADNYTYTFMLKACSRLSALMEGKQVHCMIIKVGMRPDNYIHSSLIHMYGISDSLDCARKVFDGFSEENTLIKNAMITVYLQHGRVDDARDVFDGMMMKDDATWSAMVSGYTKNCMFMEALGVFWEMTACGAHPNESMVVSALTACAQLGALDQGRWIHLHVCRRIEAEMSVVLGTALVDMYAKCGSIDNSYEVFRSMTRRDVVTWTAMISGFAMHGYAEKSFELFDEMVVAGIQPNEAVFVAVLSACTHAGHVEMGGHYFDRMTLDFGITPSIEHYGCMVDLLSRAGHLAEAEDLIASMPMEPNPIIWGTLLGACRNHKDLARGKRAFNHLIALEPRSGDRFKLIGHVLAVAGKGEDAIKVRKLIKENEMGTTSGSSCIEVDGMVHEFVAGDIGHKDAREIYMMLDEMKRRIEEVGFVARREEVVLNIDEEEKEIALSRHSERLAIAYGLLRSGPKSLIRVYKNLRICTDCHRAIKFISKEFGREIIVRDRSRFHVFKGGECSCMDYW, encoded by the coding sequence ATGCATTCCTCTCTAACTCTATTCCTTCCGATCCCAAACAACAAATCTTCAAAAGCACCAACACCTATAATCAAAATCCAATCAGAAACTCCATCCAAACATGCCACAATCCCATCCACCATTTCCCTACTCCACACATGCCAAAATCTCGAACAACTCAAACAAATCCATGCACAATTCGTGGTGGTGGGCCTCATCAGACGTTGCCCGATGGCTGGTAAGCTTGTTGAGTCCTACGTGTCCACATCCCACATCGACCATGCATGGTCCGTCTTCGATCGAATCGACGGCCCAGATGCCTTTGCTTATAACACTATGATCAGGGGCCTTACAGTAGGTGGCCAGGCTAATGACTCCCTCTTACTATTTAATCGAATGGTATTAAACGGTCTGATGGCCGATAATTACACTTATACTTTCATGCTGAAGGCGTGTTCTCGTTTAAGTGCACTTATGGAAGGTAAGCAAGTGCATTGCATGATAATCAAGGTTGGGATGAGGCCGGACAATTACATTCACAGCTCTCTCATACACATGTATGGAATATCCGACAGTTTGGATTGTGCACGGAAGGTGTTCGATGGATTCTCTGAAGAGAATACGCTCATTAAGAATGCAATGATCACAGTATACTTGCAACATGGCCGCGTTGATGATGCTCGAGATGTGTTTGATGGGATGATGATGAAGGACGATGCGACGTGGAGTGCGATGGTGTCGGGGTACACAAAGAATTGCATGTTTATGGAGGCGTTGGGTGTCTTTTGGGAGATGacggcatgtggggcccacccaaatgaatCGATGGTTGTGAGCGCGCTCACCGCGTGTGCACAATTGGGTGCGTTGGATCAGGGGAGATGGATACATTTGCATGTTTGTAGGAGGATTGAGGCTGAAATGAGTGTTGTGTTGGGGACTGCTCTTGTTGATATGTATGCTAAATGTGGGAGCATAGATAATAGTTATGAAGTCTTTAGAAGCATGACTAGAAGGGATGTGGTCACATGGACGGCTATGATCTCGGGTTTCGCCATGCATGGATATGCTGAGAAGTCCTTCgagctgtttgatgaaatggtggTGGCCGGCATCCAACCCAATGAAGCTGTTTTTGTTGCAGTCTTATCTGCTTGCACCCATGCGGGGCACGTTGAAATGGGCGGGCACTACTTTGACCGAATGACGCTCGATTTCGGGATCACGCCATCGATCGAGCACTATGGATGTATGGTGGACCTCCTCAGCAGGGCCGGGCACTTGGCGGAGGCCGAAGATCTCATTGCATCTATGCCAATGGAGCCAAATCCAATCATATGGGGCACGTTGCTTGGTGCCTGTAGGAACCACAAGGATCTTGCAAGGGGCAAACGGGCATTCAACCATCTGATTGCGCTTGAGCCACGGTCTGGTGATCGGTTCAAGCTGATCGGGCACGTGCTCGCTGTGGCCGGGAAGGGGGAAGATGCAATAAAAGTGAGGAAGCTGATAAAAGAGAATGAGATGGGGACTACAAGTGGGTCCAGCTGCATTGAAGTGGATGGCATGGTACATGAGTTTGTAGCAGGAGACATTGGCCACAAGGATGCTAGAGAGATATATATGATGTTGGATGAGATGAAAAGGAGAATAGAAGAGGTTGGATTTGTTGCAAGGAGGGAAGAGGTTGTGTTGAACATAgatgaggaagagaaagagatTGCACTGAGCAGGCACAGTGAGAGATTGGCTATTGCATATGGGCTATTGAGAAGTGGGCCCAAGAGCCTAATCAGGGTTTATAAAAACTTGAGGATTTGTACGGATTGTCATAGAGCCATCAAATTCATATCAAAGGAGTTTGGAAGAGAAATCATTGTTAGGGATAGGAGCCGCTTCCATGTGTTCAAGGGAGGGGAATGTTCATGTATGGATTATTGGTGA